Proteins encoded in a region of the Nitrospira sp. genome:
- a CDS encoding sterol desaturase family protein codes for MVQRVARSYGLWLLGLLLLFLFHVLAQMIQLVAPVAVLPPFHAWQSGALPYPVLVGVQVLILAGAARVVWTFLSGSLVLSPKLGRLLLSIGWAYCAVMGIRLLIGLAIAPTHFWFGATLPTLFHLVFASFLLVWGMFHATYGGRPSLDVGGPVRVVAFIRYTAYPVVLLSCVIGNMMLLREGAGVLLATYVPVTVGTLVVMGCERTLPYRPEWRPSWLEAAQDSRYVVRVHVLLPKALGVAVVVFLFAWVDGQRWPIAFWWPKDWPVLAQTVLMVVLVDGVRYWLHRLSHEQEFLWRFHAVHHASQRSTR; via the coding sequence TTGGTCCAGCGCGTAGCCCGATCCTACGGACTGTGGTTGCTTGGGTTGCTGCTACTCTTTCTATTTCATGTGCTGGCGCAGATGATTCAGTTGGTCGCGCCGGTGGCGGTGCTTCCTCCTTTCCATGCCTGGCAAAGCGGTGCGCTTCCGTACCCCGTCCTGGTTGGTGTGCAAGTCCTGATTCTGGCCGGTGCTGCCCGTGTGGTTTGGACCTTCTTGTCCGGTTCCCTGGTTCTCTCGCCCAAGCTCGGACGGCTGCTGCTAAGCATCGGCTGGGCTTATTGTGCTGTGATGGGCATCAGGCTCCTAATCGGGCTTGCCATTGCACCGACTCATTTCTGGTTTGGCGCAACCCTTCCAACCCTTTTCCACCTGGTATTCGCGTCGTTCCTGCTGGTCTGGGGGATGTTCCATGCGACCTACGGTGGGCGGCCTTCCCTCGATGTAGGAGGACCAGTTCGAGTTGTTGCCTTCATCCGGTATACGGCGTATCCGGTGGTCCTTCTGTCCTGCGTGATCGGAAACATGATGTTGTTGCGGGAGGGGGCAGGTGTACTGCTGGCAACCTATGTGCCTGTCACGGTGGGGACGCTCGTGGTCATGGGGTGTGAACGCACGCTGCCCTATCGCCCAGAGTGGCGGCCATCATGGCTGGAGGCCGCTCAAGATTCGAGGTATGTGGTTCGTGTGCATGTACTGCTTCCGAAGGCGTTGGGCGTTGCGGTAGTAGTCTTCCTGTTTGCATGGGTTGATGGACAACGTTGGCCGATAGCGTTCTGGTGGCCGAAGGATTGGCCGGTGTTGGCGCAGACGGTGCTGATGGTGGTGCTCGTCGATGGGGTCCGATATTGGTTGCACCGCCTGAGTCATGAGCAGGAGTTTCTCTGGCGATTTCATGCGGTGCATCATGCCTCGCAACGCTCTACACGCTGA
- a CDS encoding ATP-binding cassette domain-containing protein, with translation MTHPVATSVPAPPKALRPAVTCRPVLDIQHATVYRGETRVFSDFSFALHEGEHAAIVGPNGAGKSTLLKLLSGEVHPLALDATKVNLFGQERWSVWDVRKQLGIVSHDLQRDYLICAEGLNVILSGFYASNDTYEHQTFDLDQIDRAREVMRELRIDQLAGRTFGHLSTGEQRRFLLGRALVHDPSVLVLDEPTSGLDLKACFQYLDLLRAQIRKGKTILLVTHHLHEIPPEIERVVLLKDGEVVADGAKVNLLTDVNLSRLFDQPVTLVRANGWYQALPV, from the coding sequence ATGACACATCCGGTTGCGACATCTGTTCCCGCTCCGCCCAAGGCGCTTCGACCTGCAGTCACCTGTCGTCCGGTTCTCGACATTCAACATGCGACTGTCTATCGAGGAGAGACCCGCGTCTTTTCCGATTTTTCCTTCGCTCTTCATGAAGGGGAACATGCGGCGATCGTCGGTCCTAATGGCGCCGGGAAGTCCACGCTGCTGAAGTTGTTATCCGGTGAAGTGCATCCTCTGGCTCTGGATGCCACCAAGGTCAATCTATTCGGCCAGGAGCGCTGGAGCGTCTGGGACGTTCGGAAGCAGCTGGGGATTGTGTCGCACGACCTGCAGCGGGACTACTTGATTTGCGCTGAAGGCCTGAATGTCATTCTGTCCGGCTTTTATGCCAGCAACGATACCTATGAGCACCAAACCTTCGACCTGGATCAGATCGACCGTGCACGAGAGGTGATGCGAGAATTGCGGATTGATCAGTTAGCCGGCCGCACCTTTGGCCATCTTTCGACGGGCGAACAACGGCGCTTCTTGTTGGGGCGTGCTCTCGTGCACGATCCGTCCGTGCTGGTGCTGGATGAGCCCACGAGCGGGCTCGACCTCAAGGCCTGCTTTCAATATCTCGACCTTCTTCGTGCGCAGATCCGCAAAGGGAAAACGATTCTTCTCGTGACGCATCATCTTCACGAAATTCCACCGGAGATCGAACGCGTGGTTCTGCTCAAGGACGGTGAAGTCGTCGCTGATGGTGCCAAGGTCAATCTGCTCACGGATGTGAATCTCAGCCGGCTCTTCGACCAGCCGGTGACGCTGGTGCGCGCCAACGGCTGGTATCAAGCCTTGCCCGTTTAG
- a CDS encoding Slp family lipoprotein: protein MVVVSFVEVRYTGSMMRVLQWIAIGCLITTAGCASTRVIPEALESQVEKTVTFEQILESPDSHRGKVVLLGGEVLKAKAMKGGTQLEVLQLPLDDDQEPDLDRMHSKGRFLALHKEFLDPATIVDGTRVTIVGEVTGAVVEKMDEADYRFPTLEVRHLHRWDRRREDHPRASGPWWGVFGGVGFGGGGSRSGGGISIGF, encoded by the coding sequence ATGGTCGTAGTATCGTTCGTCGAGGTTCGTTATACTGGCTCTATGATGCGTGTTCTTCAGTGGATAGCCATTGGGTGCTTGATCACGACGGCCGGATGTGCGTCCACACGAGTCATCCCGGAAGCCTTGGAGTCGCAGGTTGAGAAGACCGTGACGTTTGAGCAGATTCTGGAATCCCCCGATTCGCATCGGGGCAAGGTGGTCCTGTTGGGCGGGGAGGTTCTCAAAGCCAAGGCCATGAAGGGCGGGACTCAATTGGAGGTGTTACAACTTCCCTTGGATGACGACCAGGAGCCCGACCTGGATCGCATGCACTCGAAGGGGCGATTTCTGGCGTTGCACAAGGAATTTCTTGATCCGGCGACCATTGTTGATGGTACTAGAGTGACCATTGTGGGAGAGGTCACGGGTGCAGTGGTCGAAAAGATGGACGAGGCCGATTACCGTTTTCCCACGCTGGAGGTGAGGCATCTACACCGCTGGGATCGCCGGCGAGAGGATCATCCTCGCGCCTCCGGCCCCTGGTGGGGCGTATTCGGTGGTGTCGGGTTCGGTGGTGGTGGGAGCCGCAGTGGCGGCGGCATCAGCATCGGCTTTTGA
- a CDS encoding pseudouridine synthase, whose protein sequence is MVVEIRLQKLIAGTGLASRRKAEELITSGRVTINGSVVRELGTKVDPDRDHVKVDGKHLRAAQPYVYVLLNKPKNVMSTLEDPEGRPTVKDFLRGVSVRVFPVGRLDFDSEGLMLLTNHGDLAQALLHPRYHVPKTYLIKVKGVLDDAEIGTLERGVKLEDGLTAPAKVQKISRAESNSWLEVTIHEGRKHQVKRMLEAVGHAVIKLTRVRMGPLLLGDLAAGEYRFLTDREANRLRELVGDRIARAERPELDASGKPVRWTPPTEPAPPRPPQPARTGRGPRVQRPEQGRRPQQDRAERKPSRPGLGGTKRPMSHGAKFRRRTTLTGENRVPKREAGDVNGPSSGGIRKPQRPQGERGPSSRPQGSGRGAAPGRPGASQKFQQNRRGGPSASRQGTRGPAKPSRNSTRRRA, encoded by the coding sequence ATGGTTGTGGAAATCAGACTGCAAAAGTTGATTGCGGGAACCGGCCTGGCCTCCCGGCGTAAGGCTGAAGAATTGATCACGTCCGGCCGCGTCACGATCAACGGCAGCGTGGTCAGAGAACTCGGCACGAAGGTCGATCCTGACCGCGACCATGTCAAAGTCGACGGCAAGCATCTGCGCGCCGCACAGCCCTATGTCTATGTTTTGTTGAACAAGCCGAAGAACGTGATGTCCACGCTTGAGGATCCCGAAGGCCGCCCGACCGTGAAAGATTTTCTGCGCGGCGTGTCGGTGCGCGTATTTCCGGTCGGCCGCCTGGATTTCGATAGTGAAGGACTCATGCTGTTGACGAATCACGGGGACCTCGCCCAGGCGCTTCTCCACCCACGGTACCATGTCCCGAAAACGTATCTGATCAAGGTCAAGGGTGTACTCGACGATGCCGAAATCGGGACACTGGAGCGGGGCGTTAAACTGGAAGATGGCCTGACGGCTCCGGCGAAGGTGCAGAAGATCAGTCGGGCGGAGAGCAATTCCTGGTTGGAAGTGACGATCCATGAGGGACGAAAACATCAAGTGAAGCGCATGCTCGAAGCCGTCGGTCATGCGGTGATCAAGCTGACACGTGTGCGAATGGGGCCGCTGCTGCTTGGCGATCTTGCCGCGGGAGAATACCGGTTTTTAACAGACCGAGAGGCGAACCGCTTGCGGGAACTGGTGGGGGATCGAATCGCCCGCGCCGAACGTCCGGAACTGGACGCGTCAGGAAAGCCGGTGCGCTGGACGCCGCCCACCGAGCCTGCGCCGCCAAGACCGCCGCAGCCTGCGCGAACAGGGCGAGGGCCACGAGTGCAGCGACCCGAACAAGGCCGCCGGCCGCAGCAGGATCGAGCGGAGCGGAAACCCTCACGTCCGGGGCTTGGCGGGACGAAACGTCCGATGAGTCACGGTGCGAAGTTTCGGCGTCGCACGACATTAACCGGAGAAAACCGGGTGCCTAAGCGGGAGGCCGGCGACGTCAATGGGCCTTCTTCAGGAGGGATACGGAAACCTCAACGCCCTCAGGGTGAACGAGGACCATCGTCACGACCCCAAGGTTCAGGTCGCGGTGCGGCCCCAGGTCGTCCGGGCGCAAGTCAAAAATTTCAACAGAACCGACGTGGCGGTCCTTCGGCGTCGCGTCAGGGAACACGGGGCCCTGCGAAACCATCGCGGAACTCGACGCGGAGAAGAGCATGA
- a CDS encoding sterol desaturase family protein: MDKSLQFVCDALPFFALGVQKDVLSAYVVWYAVNGFFQHSNVDVRLGWLNYLVSGPELHQWHHSVHKEESNHNYGNHLIVWDVLFGTRYLPTARAVGALGLVNRAYPDGFAAQMLAPFVPGFDTRAR, from the coding sequence GTGGATAAGAGTCTGCAGTTTGTGTGTGACGCACTGCCGTTCTTCGCGCTCGGCGTTCAAAAAGACGTGTTGAGCGCGTATGTTGTCTGGTATGCCGTGAACGGATTCTTTCAACATTCCAACGTGGATGTGCGGCTGGGCTGGTTGAATTATCTGGTCAGCGGACCGGAGCTGCATCAATGGCACCACTCGGTTCACAAAGAGGAATCGAATCACAATTACGGCAATCATCTGATTGTTTGGGATGTTCTATTCGGCACGCGATACTTGCCAACGGCACGCGCGGTCGGCGCATTGGGATTGGTCAATCGAGCCTATCCGGACGGATTTGCAGCCCAGATGTTGGCTCCGTTCGTTCCCGGTTTTGATACACGCGCGAGGTGA
- a CDS encoding molybdopterin-dependent oxidoreductase, protein MEPWFSLKRRSLLKLTGIAATAGLIGGCDGVGSFFGRMFAVPARDTNYFTENKKFYVVNYSDSPFNVSRDLRQDEWRLAVKGEVKKPLSLGWRELLNRENFEQISTLMCIDTLPGGDSLGNARWRGISLKKLLREAEVDEDTTRDIVFRGADAYDDSIPLARAMRDDVMLAFLMNGEKLPKEHGFPLRLLVPGLYGIKNVKWIVEIEAYAGDYKGYWQRKGWTDDATIKTFSRIDSPGHYQTLRGPEQRFRGIAFGGPNSISRVEISLDAARTWDSCEIETPMSPYSWVIWNYTWRPQKRGKYQVAVRAIDSKGQLQIAELIRPQPAGSSGLHTIIADVESL, encoded by the coding sequence ATGGAACCTTGGTTCAGTTTGAAACGACGCAGCCTCTTAAAGCTCACTGGAATTGCGGCTACCGCTGGCCTCATCGGTGGCTGCGACGGGGTCGGATCTTTTTTCGGCCGGATGTTTGCCGTGCCCGCTCGCGACACAAATTACTTTACCGAAAACAAAAAATTCTACGTTGTGAACTATTCAGACTCGCCATTTAATGTTTCTCGCGACCTAAGACAGGACGAGTGGAGATTGGCCGTGAAGGGAGAGGTGAAAAAACCACTGTCCCTGGGTTGGCGGGAATTGTTAAACCGTGAAAACTTCGAACAAATTTCTACGCTCATGTGCATTGATACGCTGCCCGGTGGAGACAGCCTCGGCAATGCGCGCTGGCGCGGGATTTCCCTGAAAAAATTGCTGCGAGAAGCGGAAGTCGATGAAGACACGACACGCGATATCGTGTTTCGCGGCGCGGATGCCTACGACGACAGCATTCCGCTCGCACGCGCAATGCGGGATGACGTCATGCTCGCGTTCTTAATGAACGGCGAGAAATTGCCCAAAGAGCATGGTTTTCCACTCCGTCTGCTCGTACCCGGTCTGTATGGCATCAAAAACGTGAAGTGGATCGTGGAAATCGAGGCGTATGCCGGGGATTATAAAGGTTATTGGCAGCGCAAAGGATGGACGGACGATGCCACGATCAAGACATTCTCCCGCATCGATTCGCCCGGCCACTATCAAACTTTGCGCGGCCCCGAACAACGATTCCGCGGCATCGCCTTCGGCGGACCGAACTCCATCAGCAGAGTAGAAATCAGCCTGGATGCAGCAAGAACCTGGGACTCCTGCGAAATTGAAACACCCATGTCACCCTATTCATGGGTCATCTGGAATTATACGTGGCGCCCACAAAAACGCGGCAAGTATCAGGTTGCCGTCCGCGCCATTGACAGCAAGGGCCAACTACAAATTGCCGAATTGATCAGGCCGCAACCAGCCGGCTCGAGCGGATTACACACAATTATTGCCGACGTGGAAAGCCTGTAG
- the aspS gene encoding aspartate--tRNA ligase encodes MKIRTHRCGELTKAQVGQQVVLNGWVQRRRDHGMVLFIDLRDRTGLTQVVFNAERNAAVHQAAHTLRSECVVSVTGQVMARPEESRNPHLPTGEIEVFVDAVEILNEAKTPPFMIEDDIEITEALRLKYRYLDLRRPRMQRLLGLRHWIMQAVRGFLNAEQFLEVETPVLTKSTPEGARDYLVPSRVNPGMFYALPQSPQLFKQVLMVSGVDRYYQIARCFRDEDLRNDRQPEFTQIDLEMSFVDREQVMSLMERMIVSVFKDAGGVQLPAPFPRMTYAEAMGRYGSDKPDLRFDMPLHDVTAFAAKSDFKVFKDAATKGGLVKALIVSGGATIARSRIDALGETAKSFGAKGLAWLKVTAEGQLESVIAKFLDAQAFAAALPEAKPGDLVLFGADKPAIVHDVLGRIRLLLGEELNVIDKTAWKPLWVTEFPLLDYSPEEKRYVFMHNPFAAPMDEDVPFLDTEPLKARAKAYDMVLNGSEIGGGSIRNHRSDIQFRILDLLGIGKDQAQAKFGFLLEALEYGAPPHGGIAFGLDRLIMLLGGADSIRDVIAFPKTQRAQCPMTEAPSAVSADQLKELRIKLDLVE; translated from the coding sequence ATGAAGATCAGGACCCATCGATGCGGGGAGTTGACCAAAGCGCAGGTCGGTCAGCAAGTGGTATTGAACGGTTGGGTGCAACGGCGTCGGGATCACGGCATGGTGCTGTTCATCGATTTGCGTGATCGAACCGGACTGACGCAGGTCGTGTTCAACGCCGAGCGAAATGCCGCCGTTCATCAAGCTGCGCATACGCTCCGTAGTGAATGCGTGGTGTCGGTCACCGGCCAGGTCATGGCCCGTCCCGAGGAGTCCCGCAATCCGCATCTGCCGACGGGCGAGATTGAAGTCTTCGTCGATGCCGTGGAGATTCTGAACGAGGCGAAAACGCCGCCGTTCATGATCGAAGACGACATCGAAATCACCGAAGCGCTGCGGTTGAAATACCGCTATCTCGACCTCAGGCGACCCCGAATGCAACGGTTGCTGGGATTGCGGCACTGGATCATGCAGGCTGTGCGCGGGTTTTTGAATGCGGAGCAGTTCCTCGAAGTAGAAACGCCGGTGCTGACGAAGAGCACTCCGGAAGGCGCGCGGGATTATCTGGTGCCCAGTCGCGTCAATCCGGGGATGTTCTACGCGCTGCCGCAGTCGCCGCAGTTGTTCAAGCAGGTCTTGATGGTCAGTGGGGTGGATCGGTATTACCAAATTGCCCGCTGCTTTCGTGACGAAGACTTACGCAACGACCGCCAGCCGGAATTCACCCAGATCGATCTGGAAATGTCGTTCGTGGATCGTGAGCAGGTGATGTCCCTCATGGAGCGGATGATCGTCTCCGTCTTCAAGGATGCGGGCGGAGTGCAATTGCCGGCGCCGTTCCCACGGATGACCTATGCCGAGGCGATGGGGCGTTACGGTTCCGACAAGCCGGATCTGCGGTTCGATATGCCGTTGCATGATGTAACTGCCTTCGCCGCCAAGAGTGATTTCAAAGTCTTCAAAGACGCGGCGACGAAGGGCGGGCTCGTCAAGGCCTTGATCGTGTCCGGCGGGGCCACCATCGCCCGGAGCCGTATCGATGCGTTAGGGGAAACGGCCAAAAGTTTCGGGGCCAAAGGGTTGGCCTGGTTGAAGGTGACCGCGGAGGGGCAGTTGGAGTCTGTGATCGCCAAGTTTCTCGATGCCCAGGCCTTTGCAGCAGCCTTGCCGGAGGCAAAACCGGGCGACCTGGTGCTGTTCGGCGCGGATAAACCGGCCATCGTGCACGATGTGCTGGGGCGGATCCGTCTGCTGCTGGGGGAGGAATTGAATGTGATCGACAAGACCGCCTGGAAGCCGCTCTGGGTGACGGAGTTTCCACTCCTGGACTATTCGCCGGAAGAAAAGCGCTATGTCTTCATGCACAATCCCTTTGCGGCGCCGATGGATGAAGACGTCCCATTCCTCGACACCGAGCCATTAAAGGCCAGAGCCAAGGCCTACGATATGGTGCTCAATGGCAGCGAGATCGGCGGCGGCAGCATACGGAATCACCGCAGTGATATTCAGTTCCGGATCCTCGACCTGTTGGGCATCGGGAAGGATCAGGCGCAGGCGAAGTTCGGTTTCTTGCTGGAAGCCCTGGAATATGGCGCTCCTCCACATGGTGGAATCGCCTTCGGCCTCGATCGGCTGATCATGCTCCTGGGCGGCGCCGATTCGATCCGGGATGTCATCGCATTCCCCAAGACCCAACGCGCGCAGTGCCCCATGACCGAAGCTCCGTCGGCTGTCAGCGCCGATCAATTGAAAGAACTGCGCATCAAGCTCGATCTCGTCGAATAG
- a CDS encoding zinc metallopeptidase, which produces MRWEGQRESHNIEDRRGMGVTRSGAGLGLGGLVLILAVSFLTGTNPLTLLNLLNGVQEMTVPSEPDRPGPIGAPQDELGKFAAVVLADTEATWQTLLPRMGRSYEDPRLVLFTGAVRSACGTASSAVGPFYCPGDHKVYLDLSFFQELAQRLGAPGDFAQAYVIAHEIGHHVQNLLGVADKVTRMQQRGSAAERNALSVRLELQADCFAGVWGYHARKNRNLIEPGDFEAGLRAAGAIGDDRLQKMSQGHVQPESWTHGSSEQRITWLRRGLQSGDPAACDTFTDGQL; this is translated from the coding sequence ATGAGATGGGAAGGACAACGGGAAAGCCATAATATCGAAGACCGCCGAGGGATGGGCGTCACCCGATCCGGCGCAGGACTCGGATTGGGCGGTCTCGTGCTCATCCTCGCGGTCAGCTTTCTCACCGGCACCAATCCGCTCACGCTGCTGAATTTGCTAAACGGTGTCCAGGAGATGACGGTCCCATCTGAACCGGACCGTCCAGGGCCGATCGGCGCGCCACAGGACGAACTCGGCAAATTTGCCGCGGTCGTACTCGCGGATACGGAAGCCACGTGGCAAACATTGCTCCCCCGCATGGGCCGATCTTACGAAGATCCTCGTCTGGTGCTGTTTACTGGAGCGGTGCGGTCGGCGTGCGGGACGGCGTCATCCGCGGTCGGGCCGTTCTATTGCCCGGGCGATCACAAGGTCTATCTCGACCTGTCGTTCTTTCAAGAGTTGGCACAACGTCTCGGCGCACCAGGCGACTTCGCCCAAGCCTATGTCATCGCCCATGAGATCGGCCACCATGTCCAGAACCTGTTGGGCGTCGCCGACAAGGTGACCCGGATGCAACAGCGCGGCTCGGCCGCAGAGCGAAATGCGCTGTCCGTCCGTCTAGAACTGCAGGCGGACTGTTTTGCCGGAGTCTGGGGATACCATGCCAGGAAGAACCGCAATCTCATCGAGCCAGGCGATTTCGAGGCGGGCCTGCGTGCTGCCGGGGCGATCGGTGACGACCGACTGCAGAAGATGTCACAAGGCCATGTGCAACCGGAAAGTTGGACCCACGGGTCATCCGAACAACGGATAACCTGGCTGCGGCGTGGTTTGCAATCCGGCGATCCCGCTGCCTGCGACACATTTACCGATGGACAGTTATAA
- a CDS encoding trypsin-like peptidase domain-containing protein has translation MSRMPSRCSPPIVRCAALVLATAAFMTALGPDEAAAIEAAKLERAKLATIGVLEDTQDQRTPDKPGKILVRGTGFHLRDGYIVTARHAAEKQDVTTGTTIQKQIRILTIDLHELTADLVGDSAFMDVVVYRVTEAHRPKLQTSVSFAPGDVQPGQEVFTVGYPMGWGPTMSFGHLGNTNTFLQTVDTRLIQADVAACSGNSGGGLFNEKGEVVGIMHAIIQTERDDSTAHCSRMAFAIPAILAERIVTAALDGKPLTFSKMGLQMVAVKDGTRWRMAVKDVLEPAKSAGIEKHDIIIAVDDTDIQDAAHLKNYLIERTKPGQQVSVKVRRIDTNLTFTVTLGGG, from the coding sequence ATGTCGCGTATGCCTTCTCGTTGCTCGCCTCCGATCGTCCGTTGTGCGGCACTCGTGCTGGCCACCGCTGCCTTCATGACAGCTCTGGGTCCAGATGAAGCCGCCGCCATTGAAGCCGCCAAGCTGGAACGCGCCAAACTCGCAACCATCGGAGTCCTGGAAGACACACAGGACCAGCGCACTCCGGACAAACCGGGCAAGATCCTTGTGCGCGGTACCGGTTTTCATTTGCGCGATGGCTACATCGTCACCGCTCGCCACGCAGCGGAAAAGCAGGACGTCACGACCGGCACCACCATTCAGAAACAGATTCGCATCCTGACGATAGATCTCCATGAACTGACGGCCGATCTCGTGGGCGACAGCGCATTCATGGATGTCGTGGTGTATCGCGTGACCGAAGCCCATCGCCCCAAACTCCAGACATCGGTGTCTTTTGCACCCGGCGATGTCCAGCCGGGGCAGGAAGTGTTCACCGTCGGCTATCCCATGGGCTGGGGGCCGACGATGTCGTTCGGACATCTGGGCAACACGAACACCTTCCTCCAGACGGTGGATACCCGCCTGATTCAGGCCGACGTGGCAGCCTGCAGCGGCAACTCCGGTGGCGGGCTCTTCAATGAGAAGGGTGAGGTCGTGGGGATCATGCACGCGATCATCCAAACGGAACGCGACGACTCCACCGCCCATTGCAGTCGAATGGCCTTTGCCATCCCGGCTATTCTGGCCGAACGCATCGTGACCGCCGCACTGGACGGCAAGCCGTTGACATTTTCCAAGATGGGTCTCCAGATGGTGGCCGTAAAAGACGGCACCAGGTGGAGAATGGCAGTGAAGGATGTGCTGGAACCGGCCAAATCCGCCGGCATTGAGAAGCACGACATCATCATCGCCGTGGATGACACCGACATTCAGGATGCCGCGCACCTGAAGAACTACTTGATCGAACGAACCAAGCCCGGCCAACAAGTGAGCGTCAAAGTCCGTCGCATCGACACCAACCTGACGTTTACCGTGACACTGGGAGGAGGATAA
- a CDS encoding pseudouridine synthase, with the protein MTLSRVGRTLALYKPYGVLPCFTDPEGRPTLSAYVDVPDVYPAGRLDLDSEGLLLLTSDGRLAHHVTDPRHHLPKIYLVQVERVPDAAALARLESGVVIAGTRTRPAQARLLEAPPCLPERPVPIRFRKHVPTAWLELTLREGMNRQVRRMTAAVGHPTLRLVRVAIGPITVGDLRPGHWRDLTAQEMAELVGS; encoded by the coding sequence ATGACGCTGTCCCGCGTCGGTCGGACCCTCGCCTTGTACAAACCCTACGGCGTGTTGCCCTGTTTTACCGATCCTGAAGGGCGGCCTACGCTGAGCGCGTATGTCGATGTGCCTGACGTCTACCCCGCGGGTCGATTGGACTTGGACAGCGAGGGGTTGCTGTTACTGACCTCAGACGGCCGGTTGGCCCATCACGTTACCGATCCTCGACATCATCTTCCCAAGATCTATCTGGTTCAGGTTGAGCGCGTGCCTGATGCCGCTGCCTTGGCGCGCCTCGAAAGCGGGGTCGTGATTGCCGGAACCCGCACGCGGCCTGCGCAAGCCCGGCTGTTGGAAGCTCCCCCCTGTTTACCTGAACGGCCCGTTCCGATTCGATTTCGTAAGCATGTTCCGACGGCCTGGCTGGAACTCACGTTGCGTGAAGGGATGAACCGGCAGGTTCGGCGAATGACAGCTGCCGTCGGGCATCCGACGTTGCGGCTTGTGCGTGTGGCGATCGGACCGATCACCGTGGGAGATCTCCGGCCCGGTCACTGGCGGGATCTTACCGCGCAGGAGATGGCCGAACTCGTCGGTTCGTAA